In a genomic window of Pseudodesulfovibrio sp. JC047:
- a CDS encoding DUF4911 domain-containing protein encodes MKKNSRRRPRKRICPPPPKTSARTYIRIDTADIGVFRFLLEGYDNLGIFTVVNKFKGILVLRYSPHLKREVQVFLKAVATEMKMEVIPTPLGRCFEQRA; translated from the coding sequence ATGAAGAAAAATTCGCGCAGACGACCTCGCAAGAGGATTTGTCCCCCACCGCCGAAGACTTCGGCTCGGACCTACATCCGCATCGACACCGCTGATATTGGTGTATTTCGTTTCCTTTTGGAAGGATACGACAATCTCGGTATTTTTACTGTCGTCAACAAATTCAAAGGAATTTTGGTCTTGCGGTATAGTCCGCACCTCAAGCGAGAGGTACAGGTCTTTTTGAAGGCGGTTGCCACCGAAATGAAGATGGAAGTTATTCCAACACCTTTGGGGCGGTGCTTCGAGCAACGCGCCTAA